The following are encoded together in the Gilvimarinus sp. DA14 genome:
- a CDS encoding TonB-dependent receptor, whose protein sequence is MKISNILLPGFGLVVSLSGPAAAEHTSKIEEIKVWGQSAEASSAERVGPISRLLPSDFASINMATTEDVVKYEPSLVIRRRFIGDSNGTLGIRSANMFQTSRSMVFADGVPLHYLLQSRWSGAPRWTMVSASEIAQVDVIYGPYSAEYSGNAMGGVVEIETAIPQRREFHMDGSWFSQDFADYGFDDSVSGYKGFVSYGDKIGNTSFYVSYNHLDNDSQPQSFYYAASAPAEGASAASGGIWGPDSQENERLYFGDSGVINTTTDNLKFKLGYELDRFSALLNVAFEDRHSDTDSPNSYILDASGQPVYGGRVEIDGEGFAIPEHRLNVASADRESLSVGLRLRWDLGEQTSLEANLSQFDILEDISRSSASNPAYQDYDLTGQVSDYDDTGWQTAGLTLSSSDFLLDNLDLVAGVRYEAYELNYSVFASDNYQASSKDRYTSRSGGETNIAAAFAQFNWQLTDVLDIAFGGRFESWQSESGYFSDDDPNTAEFDVTPVPGNSIDKFSPKFSAGWQLSERWQLRYSVAEAYRFAIVEELFSQYSAYNAISVANPELGPEEGFHQNLMLERALDNGYLRLNVYQDDVEQAIESQSTILPGGSSIRTFIPIDEVRTRGVEFIANINQLLLDQLDVRFNIAYTDSEILANAADPSIVGNEFPRTPEWRGNLLATYHLSDSWNLGASVQYASNSYGRLDNTDTARNVYGAQDPYTRLGFKTNYQFSKAFSAGLGVDNITNEIAYVAHPWPGRTVYLNFSYDI, encoded by the coding sequence ATGAAAATAAGTAACATTCTGTTGCCCGGGTTCGGGTTGGTTGTATCTTTAAGTGGGCCTGCAGCGGCCGAACATACGTCTAAAATTGAAGAAATAAAGGTCTGGGGGCAGAGCGCCGAGGCCAGCAGCGCCGAGCGTGTAGGGCCGATCAGCCGGTTACTGCCGAGTGATTTTGCCAGCATCAACATGGCCACCACCGAAGATGTGGTGAAGTACGAACCCAGCCTGGTGATTCGCCGCCGTTTTATAGGCGACTCCAACGGCACTCTGGGTATTCGCAGTGCCAATATGTTTCAAACCTCGCGCTCCATGGTATTTGCCGATGGCGTGCCTTTGCATTATTTACTGCAATCGCGCTGGAGCGGTGCGCCGCGCTGGACCATGGTATCGGCCAGTGAAATTGCACAGGTTGATGTTATTTACGGCCCTTATTCAGCTGAGTACAGTGGCAACGCCATGGGCGGCGTGGTGGAAATTGAAACCGCCATTCCCCAGCGCCGTGAGTTTCATATGGATGGCTCCTGGTTCAGCCAGGACTTTGCCGATTACGGCTTTGACGATTCGGTTAGTGGTTACAAAGGATTCGTTTCCTATGGCGATAAAATCGGCAATACCAGCTTTTATGTATCCTATAACCATTTAGACAACGACTCGCAGCCCCAGTCTTTTTACTACGCGGCTAGTGCTCCGGCCGAAGGTGCAAGCGCTGCCAGTGGTGGAATTTGGGGGCCCGACTCACAAGAGAACGAACGCCTTTACTTCGGCGACTCGGGCGTTATTAACACCACCACCGACAATTTAAAGTTTAAACTCGGCTACGAGTTAGACCGTTTCTCCGCGCTGCTTAATGTCGCCTTTGAAGACCGTCACTCCGATACCGATAGCCCCAACAGTTACATCTTGGATGCCTCTGGCCAGCCTGTGTATGGTGGGCGAGTCGAGATTGACGGTGAAGGTTTTGCCATCCCCGAGCACCGTTTGAATGTTGCCAGTGCAGACCGTGAAAGCTTGTCGGTAGGCTTACGTTTGCGGTGGGATTTGGGCGAGCAAACCAGCCTTGAGGCCAATCTGAGCCAGTTCGATATTCTTGAAGACATCAGTCGTTCCTCGGCTTCTAATCCTGCCTACCAAGACTACGATTTGACGGGCCAGGTTTCAGACTATGACGACACCGGCTGGCAGACTGCTGGACTGACGCTGAGCAGCAGCGATTTTCTGCTGGATAATTTGGATTTGGTTGCCGGGGTTCGCTACGAAGCTTATGAACTGAATTACAGTGTTTTTGCCTCGGATAATTACCAGGCTTCTAGCAAAGACAGATACACCAGCCGCAGTGGTGGTGAAACCAACATCGCGGCGGCCTTTGCTCAGTTTAATTGGCAACTGACCGACGTATTGGATATCGCGTTTGGGGGGCGTTTTGAAAGCTGGCAGAGCGAGTCGGGTTACTTTTCTGATGACGATCCGAACACGGCAGAATTCGATGTTACCCCTGTACCCGGCAACAGCATTGATAAATTCTCACCCAAGTTTTCTGCCGGTTGGCAGTTAAGCGAACGCTGGCAGTTACGCTACTCGGTCGCCGAGGCTTATCGTTTTGCGATTGTCGAAGAGTTGTTTAGTCAGTACAGCGCTTACAATGCTATCAGCGTGGCCAACCCTGAACTTGGGCCCGAGGAGGGCTTTCATCAAAACCTGATGCTAGAGCGCGCTCTCGATAACGGCTATTTGCGTCTTAACGTGTATCAGGATGATGTCGAGCAGGCGATAGAATCTCAGTCCACGATTTTACCCGGCGGTTCATCCATTCGCACTTTCATTCCTATCGATGAAGTTCGTACCCGCGGGGTAGAGTTTATCGCCAACATCAACCAGCTGCTGCTGGATCAGCTGGATGTTCGTTTTAATATTGCGTACACGGATTCAGAAATTCTCGCTAATGCCGCCGACCCTTCTATTGTTGGCAATGAGTTTCCGCGCACTCCCGAATGGCGTGGCAACTTGCTTGCCACTTATCACCTGTCTGATAGCTGGAACCTGGGTGCCAGCGTGCAGTACGCCAGCAATAGCTATGGCCGGTTGGATAACACAGACACGGCGCGCAATGTTTACGGTGCGCAAGATCCCTATACACGGCTTGGTTTTAAAACCAATTACCAGTTCAGTAAGGCGTTTAGCGCGGGTCTGGGGGTGGATAACATTACCAATGAGATTGCCTATGTGGCGCATCCCTGGCCCGGGCGAACGGTTTATCTCAACTTCTCCTACGACATTTAA
- a CDS encoding PepSY domain-containing protein, protein MSERGSNLSVSQRLYRTLWRWHFYAGIFCIPFVITLSVSGALYLFKPQFEAFTDRHLHNIAAQQQQRLSINEVIARARASLPGAQFLSYELPQSEREAALVNLRFEGQKYQVFVNPYSGEVLSQVLFDQRFMRQVREFHGELMAGKAGSILVELAACWAIILILTGVYLWWPRNAQGMAGVLYPRLHQSKRIFWRDLHAVTGFWLSAFTLFLLLSGLPWALVWGGAFKEVRSWSSPPVQQDWNQSRAEEKKSWGPMAVDNVFISEQALVQIEALNFAPPVEVSVADPDLGTLKVSSQAQNRPLRADAWIDGTSGEVLRQKTFAERPLVDKVIGVGIAAHEGHLFGWLNQLLGVLVTLGLVLLSVTGAVLWWRRKPSDKLGAPAALPKTSLARVVGIMILALGVLLPVVGISLLVLWFIELVILRHIPRLRYWFGLA, encoded by the coding sequence GTGTCTGAGCGCGGATCGAACCTCAGTGTAAGTCAGCGTCTTTATCGCACTCTTTGGCGCTGGCATTTTTATGCGGGAATTTTCTGTATTCCCTTTGTGATTACTCTGTCGGTATCCGGTGCGCTTTACTTGTTTAAACCTCAGTTTGAGGCTTTTACCGACCGGCACTTGCATAATATTGCGGCGCAGCAACAACAACGCCTATCGATTAACGAGGTAATAGCCCGAGCGCGTGCGAGTTTGCCCGGTGCCCAGTTTCTCTCGTATGAGTTGCCGCAGAGTGAACGTGAAGCCGCTTTGGTGAATCTGCGTTTTGAGGGGCAAAAGTATCAAGTGTTTGTTAACCCTTACAGCGGGGAGGTATTGTCCCAGGTACTTTTTGATCAGCGCTTTATGCGTCAGGTACGCGAATTTCACGGCGAGCTGATGGCCGGAAAAGCTGGTTCAATATTGGTAGAGTTGGCAGCGTGCTGGGCCATTATTTTAATTCTTACCGGCGTTTATCTGTGGTGGCCGCGCAATGCTCAGGGAATGGCGGGTGTGCTTTATCCGCGCCTGCACCAGAGCAAGCGTATTTTTTGGCGTGACCTGCACGCCGTTACTGGTTTTTGGCTCAGCGCATTCACCCTCTTTTTACTCTTAAGCGGATTGCCCTGGGCCTTGGTGTGGGGCGGCGCTTTTAAAGAAGTGCGCAGTTGGAGCTCGCCACCGGTGCAGCAGGATTGGAACCAGTCCCGCGCCGAGGAGAAAAAATCCTGGGGTCCTATGGCCGTAGATAATGTGTTTATCTCTGAGCAGGCTCTGGTGCAGATAGAAGCTTTGAATTTCGCCCCGCCTGTTGAAGTGTCGGTGGCCGATCCAGACCTCGGTACATTAAAGGTAAGCTCGCAAGCGCAAAATCGACCGCTGCGCGCAGACGCCTGGATAGATGGCACCAGCGGCGAAGTGCTGCGGCAAAAAACGTTTGCCGAGAGACCGCTGGTGGACAAAGTGATTGGCGTGGGCATAGCCGCCCACGAAGGGCATTTGTTCGGCTGGCTCAACCAACTGCTGGGCGTGTTGGTAACTTTGGGGCTGGTGCTCTTGTCGGTGACAGGAGCGGTGCTCTGGTGGCGCAGAAAACCCAGCGATAAATTAGGGGCGCCTGCGGCTCTGCCTAAGACATCATTGGCCAGGGTGGTTGGTATCATGATACTGGCGCTGGGTGTGCTTTTGCCGGTAGTGGGAATATCGCTATTGGTACTTTGGTTCATTGAGCTAGTCATACTGCGGCACATTCCCCGCCTGCGTTACTGGTTCGGGCTCGCTTAA
- a CDS encoding DUF4398 domain-containing protein, with translation MKRFTLIIPALLALLMLGCATQDPVSESVVAQTEARIEQARSLNADRHAPVAFRDAQTHLEAAQTAMSKKEFDRARALLERSMADADLAVATSQAKKSEQAAQELEKNLRALEAEIR, from the coding sequence ATGAAGCGCTTTACGCTAATCATCCCTGCATTACTTGCGCTGTTGATGCTCGGCTGCGCCACGCAAGATCCGGTATCCGAATCGGTAGTTGCGCAAACCGAAGCTCGTATTGAACAGGCGCGCAGCCTCAATGCAGATCGCCATGCGCCAGTCGCATTTCGCGATGCCCAGACTCACCTTGAAGCGGCGCAAACCGCCATGAGCAAAAAGGAGTTCGATCGCGCCCGAGCCTTATTGGAGCGCTCGATGGCTGATGCCGATTTGGCCGTTGCCACCAGTCAGGCAAAGAAGTCTGAACAGGCCGCACAAGAACTGGAGAAAAACTTACGGGCATTGGAAGCGGAAATTCGCTAG
- a CDS encoding OmpA family protein gives MLKQTIATSSLMALLIAGGCATTQEPDDRVERLRDQYSMVATTEQASEYAPLKLDDADKALDQLERLIAEGADPAEVEQQIYIVERRLQIATQTSRMKQADEVVDQASERRSDLLLTARTQRAEEAEARARMAQEEALAAQARADQMSERAAKLERELENISTEKTDRGLVLTLGNILFEVDKASIKAGSQRTLQRVADFLSEYPDRDVMIEGFTDSTGSESYNQDLSERRARSVQDTLVSNGVSASRIKTRGYGESHPVASNDTASGRLQNRRVEIIVANAGEPVSERE, from the coding sequence ATGTTGAAACAAACCATAGCCACTAGCAGTTTAATGGCCCTGCTGATTGCGGGCGGTTGCGCGACCACTCAAGAGCCGGATGATCGTGTCGAACGTCTGCGCGACCAATATTCGATGGTCGCCACAACCGAGCAGGCCAGTGAGTACGCACCGCTTAAATTGGATGATGCCGATAAGGCGCTGGACCAGTTAGAGCGGTTAATCGCTGAAGGCGCGGATCCGGCCGAGGTCGAGCAGCAGATTTACATTGTCGAGCGTCGCTTGCAGATAGCGACCCAGACCTCTCGTATGAAACAGGCCGACGAGGTGGTCGATCAGGCGAGCGAGCGTCGCAGCGACTTGTTGCTGACTGCCAGAACCCAGCGCGCCGAAGAGGCCGAGGCCCGTGCGCGCATGGCTCAGGAGGAGGCTCTGGCCGCACAGGCGCGAGCGGATCAAATGAGCGAGCGGGCGGCGAAGCTTGAACGCGAGCTAGAAAATATCTCTACTGAGAAAACCGATCGGGGCTTGGTGCTGACCTTGGGTAATATTTTGTTCGAGGTGGATAAAGCAAGCATCAAGGCGGGCTCTCAGCGCACTTTGCAGCGAGTGGCCGATTTTCTCAGCGAGTACCCGGACCGTGATGTAATGATTGAGGGTTTTACCGACAGCACGGGTAGCGAGAGCTATAACCAGGATCTGTCTGAACGTCGCGCGCGCTCAGTGCAGGATACCTTGGTGAGCAATGGCGTCAGCGCTTCGCGCATCAAAACCCGTGGTTACGGTGAAAGCCACCCTGTGGCCAGTAACGATACCGCTTCTGGTCGACTGCAAAACCGTCGGGTAGAGATTATTGTAGCCAACGCGGGTGAGCCGGTCTCCGAGCGAGAGTAA
- a CDS encoding YidB family protein — protein sequence MSLLKMASELFIKQLGGQGAGLNLSSVMTGLQQLLPTEGGELDIPALVQKFTGSGGGLAAMASSWLGDGANQSFSAADVMGLLGQDKVSQFADQVGVDSQAAASGLSDMIPQLIDKASSGGDLLSNMTGQGASSLLGKLF from the coding sequence ATGAGCTTACTAAAGATGGCAAGCGAGTTATTTATCAAGCAGTTGGGAGGCCAGGGCGCAGGACTTAATTTGAGCTCGGTGATGACTGGATTGCAGCAGTTGCTACCCACCGAAGGTGGCGAGCTGGATATCCCCGCACTGGTGCAAAAGTTTACCGGCAGCGGCGGTGGTCTGGCCGCAATGGCATCGTCATGGCTGGGGGACGGTGCTAACCAGAGTTTTTCTGCTGCGGATGTGATGGGGTTGTTGGGACAGGATAAAGTGTCTCAATTTGCCGATCAGGTCGGGGTAGACTCTCAAGCTGCGGCTAGTGGCTTGTCGGATATGATCCCCCAGTTGATCGACAAAGCCAGCTCCGGGGGCGACCTATTGTCGAATATGACCGGGCAGGGCGCCTCTTCGTTGTTAGGTAAACTTTTCTGA
- a CDS encoding nucleoside hydrolase: MHKLILVMLFLSLPVLAKPIIIFDTDFGADADDMGALAMLNHMHNAERCELLAVMNWNNERHALPAIAAVNAYYGNPEIKLGTRKDGLWEADWQYSKPLVDALGSAGASIDATPSTTDLYRRLLTQAEDHSITIVTVGPLLNILQLLESQPDDISSRSGKELVENKVKEFVIMGGAFPSSEWEWNFNGNMPGVTQKVLETLQVPVVFSGYEVGQAIKTGEALNRLDPKHPLYISYRHFSEHAPWMKDSFDGDISPNPSYDQTAVLYAVAGGLDKWWTLSPAGEVIADDKGGNQWRETAEGLHRYLILTGDNQKLQQVILDAMLGKG, from the coding sequence ATGCACAAACTCATACTCGTTATGCTTTTCTTGAGCCTGCCAGTGCTCGCTAAACCTATCATAATTTTTGATACGGACTTTGGCGCCGATGCGGATGACATGGGAGCACTGGCGATGCTCAACCATATGCACAACGCCGAGCGCTGTGAACTACTGGCGGTAATGAACTGGAATAACGAACGCCACGCTTTACCCGCTATAGCGGCGGTCAACGCCTACTATGGCAACCCAGAAATCAAACTGGGCACACGTAAAGATGGCTTGTGGGAAGCTGACTGGCAATACAGCAAGCCGCTGGTGGATGCTCTTGGCTCCGCCGGTGCCAGCATCGACGCTACCCCCAGCACCACCGATTTATACCGACGCTTGTTAACACAGGCCGAGGACCACAGTATTACCATTGTGACCGTTGGCCCTTTGCTGAATATTCTGCAACTGCTTGAATCGCAACCTGACGATATCTCATCACGCTCGGGCAAAGAACTGGTTGAGAACAAAGTCAAAGAGTTTGTCATTATGGGCGGAGCCTTTCCCAGCAGCGAATGGGAGTGGAATTTTAACGGTAATATGCCGGGGGTAACCCAAAAGGTTTTGGAGACACTACAAGTACCTGTTGTCTTTTCCGGTTACGAGGTAGGCCAGGCCATTAAAACCGGCGAGGCGCTCAACCGTTTAGATCCCAAGCATCCTCTGTACATAAGCTATCGACATTTCAGTGAACATGCCCCTTGGATGAAAGACAGCTTTGACGGTGATATTTCGCCCAACCCATCTTACGATCAAACAGCGGTACTTTACGCCGTCGCCGGAGGTTTAGACAAATGGTGGACGCTCTCGCCCGCAGGTGAAGTCATTGCCGACGACAAGGGCGGCAACCAATGGCGTGAAACTGCCGAGGGGCTGCATCGCTATTTAATATTAACCGGGGATAATCAAAAGCTGCAGCAAGTAATTCTGGACGCCATGCTCGGTAAAGGGTGA
- a CDS encoding UbiA family prenyltransferase → MLKTALALGRVSNLPTVWMNVLAASALTANAFGFALPTGIVFLLALAMSFFYAAGMCLNDYCDRHWDAERQPFRPIPAGKISASKVLSLSLGLFCAGFALLLLAPSARGVIAACGLAALIVAYDFLHKKHWATVLLMALTRLGVYLVAAFALTGSATTAVVVMGLIQCAYTLLVTVVARLENHKSGGYGFPVIPWMIACMGLVDGIALSILLSPWWLLAGIVTLVLTRWGQKYVRGD, encoded by the coding sequence ATGCTTAAAACCGCACTGGCCCTGGGCCGCGTCAGCAACCTGCCCACGGTCTGGATGAACGTGCTTGCCGCTTCGGCCCTAACCGCTAATGCCTTTGGTTTTGCATTGCCCACAGGTATTGTTTTTTTATTGGCACTGGCGATGAGTTTCTTTTACGCCGCCGGGATGTGCTTAAACGATTACTGCGATCGCCACTGGGACGCCGAGCGGCAACCATTTCGCCCGATTCCGGCGGGAAAAATCAGTGCATCGAAAGTCCTGAGTTTATCTCTAGGGTTGTTCTGCGCAGGCTTTGCACTCTTGCTGCTGGCGCCCAGTGCGCGCGGAGTTATTGCTGCCTGCGGACTTGCCGCACTGATCGTAGCTTACGATTTTTTGCATAAAAAGCATTGGGCAACGGTGCTGCTAATGGCTTTGACCCGACTGGGCGTTTATCTGGTCGCCGCCTTCGCACTGACGGGCAGCGCCACCACAGCGGTGGTCGTGATGGGGCTGATTCAATGTGCCTACACACTATTGGTGACCGTGGTAGCGCGCCTGGAAAATCACAAATCGGGCGGCTACGGATTTCCCGTTATCCCGTGGATGATAGCTTGCATGGGGTTGGTGGACGGCATCGCATTGTCGATTCTACTATCGCCCTGGTGGTTACTAGCCGGGATAGTCACCTTGGTACTGACTCGCTGGGGACAAAAGTATGTGCGCGGGGATTAA
- a CDS encoding alkaline phosphatase family protein, translated as MQRTVVLNVVGLTRALLGEHTPNINRLAGHSTTIKPVTPAVTCAAQATYLTGKQPSEHGIVANGWYFRDQNEVWLWRQSNKLIQAPKIWDIARARDASFTCSNTFWWYAMATDADYTLTPRPLYLADGRKLPDCYTYPLELRETITEKLGTFPLFHFWGPATSIKSSRWIADAAMHVETEHSPTLQLVYLPHLDYCLQKFGPDGDIGKDLQEIDDLVGELIDFFTERDCQVILLSEYGIGPVNRPVHPNRILREAGKLSLKVDLGREYLDFHTCRAFAMSDHQIAHIYIQAPEDIDEIKALFSNTPGVAKVLAGAERAEYGLDHERAGELILLAEPDSWFTYYYWQDDTRAPDYANQVEIHKKPGFDPCEMFLNPKLKLPKLRIVRKLLQKKLGFRYVLDVISTDPSQLKGSHGVWDGSDYTTPVLMSSNPDLLPGHQVQATDVCDIILQHIFAEPQNKTTPTQTENSDSEQETPDA; from the coding sequence ATGCAGAGAACCGTCGTTCTAAATGTAGTCGGCCTAACCCGCGCGTTATTGGGTGAACACACCCCCAACATCAACCGCCTGGCCGGGCACAGCACCACCATCAAGCCGGTTACTCCGGCGGTTACCTGCGCCGCACAGGCCACCTACTTAACCGGCAAGCAACCCAGCGAGCACGGTATTGTCGCCAACGGCTGGTATTTTCGCGATCAAAACGAAGTGTGGCTGTGGCGCCAGAGCAATAAGTTAATACAAGCCCCCAAAATCTGGGACATTGCCCGCGCGCGCGATGCCAGCTTTACTTGCTCTAACACTTTCTGGTGGTACGCCATGGCCACCGACGCCGATTACACACTCACGCCGCGCCCACTGTATTTAGCGGATGGCCGCAAACTACCCGACTGCTACACCTACCCGTTAGAACTGCGTGAAACCATTACCGAAAAGCTTGGCACCTTTCCGCTGTTTCACTTTTGGGGCCCGGCCACCAGCATTAAATCCAGCCGCTGGATTGCCGATGCTGCCATGCATGTGGAAACCGAGCACTCGCCTACCTTGCAGTTGGTGTATTTGCCGCACCTGGATTACTGCCTGCAAAAGTTCGGGCCCGATGGCGACATAGGTAAAGACCTGCAAGAGATTGATGATTTAGTGGGCGAGCTGATCGACTTTTTTACCGAGCGCGATTGCCAGGTTATTTTATTATCCGAATACGGTATTGGCCCGGTGAATCGCCCGGTGCACCCCAACCGAATTTTACGCGAAGCGGGTAAGTTATCGTTGAAAGTGGATTTAGGCCGCGAGTATCTAGATTTTCACACCTGCCGAGCCTTTGCCATGAGCGATCATCAAATCGCGCATATTTATATTCAAGCGCCGGAAGACATCGACGAGATTAAAGCCTTGTTCAGTAATACCCCGGGGGTTGCCAAAGTGCTCGCAGGCGCCGAGCGCGCCGAATACGGTTTGGACCACGAGCGCGCCGGCGAGCTGATTTTGCTGGCTGAGCCGGACAGCTGGTTTACCTATTACTACTGGCAGGATGATACTCGCGCACCAGATTATGCCAACCAGGTCGAGATTCACAAAAAGCCGGGCTTTGATCCCTGCGAGATGTTTTTAAACCCCAAACTCAAGCTGCCCAAGCTGCGCATTGTGCGTAAATTGCTGCAAAAGAAACTGGGGTTTCGCTATGTGCTGGATGTCATATCCACCGACCCGTCGCAATTAAAAGGTTCACACGGGGTATGGGACGGCAGCGATTACACCACCCCGGTGTTGATGAGCAGTAACCCGGATTTACTGCCGGGGCATCAGGTTCAAGCCACGGATGTCTGCGATATTATTTTGCAGCATATTTTTGCCGAACCGCAAAACAAAACCACACCCACACAAACTGAAAACAGCGATTCCGAACAAGAGACTCCCGATGCTTAA
- the eboE gene encoding metabolite traffic protein EboE: MARVNPAVTYCSNIHPGESWADVMHNLNSHALEVKQRLKSNAPFPLGLRIAQQAVLEADDHAIAEFRQWCEQHNAYLLTINGFPYGTFHQTRVKENVYLPDWRERARVEYSKRLGDLAVALEPGAERISISTVPIAFKPAFNDADWPQAIAHVREVAEHYRDIFARTGTKLVLAIEPEPACVLETTAEAIDFFARLDLPDDLRDYVGLCFDACHQAVEFEDATQCLQKLREAQIPLGKVQVSSALKATGEEIKALLNFDEPVYLHQSVARHSETGELHRFTDLPEFAAACERGDVFDECRVHFHVPIFLQHLGRVGTTQQFLRELLPLLDKSVPLEVETYSFTAIPENLRHGSVGENIARELEWVNQLLLRG; this comes from the coding sequence ATGGCCAGAGTAAACCCCGCCGTTACCTATTGCAGCAACATCCACCCGGGCGAATCCTGGGCGGATGTTATGCACAACCTCAACAGCCACGCGCTTGAAGTAAAACAGCGTTTAAAGAGCAATGCCCCGTTTCCGCTGGGCCTGCGTATCGCTCAGCAAGCGGTTCTGGAGGCTGACGACCACGCCATTGCCGAGTTTCGCCAATGGTGCGAACAACACAACGCTTACTTACTCACCATTAACGGCTTCCCCTACGGCACCTTTCACCAAACCCGGGTTAAAGAAAACGTCTATCTGCCCGACTGGCGCGAGCGCGCTAGGGTCGAGTACAGCAAACGCCTGGGCGATTTAGCCGTCGCCCTTGAGCCCGGCGCCGAACGCATTTCCATCTCCACCGTGCCCATTGCGTTTAAACCGGCTTTTAATGATGCGGATTGGCCTCAGGCCATCGCCCATGTGCGCGAAGTAGCCGAGCACTACCGCGATATCTTTGCGCGCACCGGCACCAAGCTGGTACTGGCCATAGAGCCGGAACCCGCCTGCGTACTGGAAACTACCGCCGAGGCAATCGACTTTTTTGCGCGCTTAGATTTACCCGATGATTTGCGCGACTACGTGGGTCTGTGCTTTGACGCCTGCCATCAAGCGGTAGAATTTGAAGACGCCACCCAGTGTTTACAGAAGTTGCGCGAGGCGCAAATCCCCCTGGGCAAGGTGCAGGTATCCAGTGCCTTAAAAGCCACAGGTGAGGAAATAAAAGCGCTACTGAATTTTGACGAGCCGGTTTACTTGCATCAGAGCGTTGCGCGCCACAGTGAAACCGGCGAGCTACACCGCTTTACCGATTTGCCCGAATTTGCCGCCGCCTGCGAGCGCGGAGATGTATTCGATGAATGTCGAGTGCACTTTCACGTACCCATTTTTTTGCAGCACCTAGGCCGAGTGGGCACCACCCAGCAGTTTCTGCGCGAGCTGCTACCTTTATTGGACAAGTCAGTCCCGCTGGAAGTCGAGACCTACAGCTTTACCGCAATACCGGAGAACCTGCGCCACGGCAGCGTGGGCGAAAATATAGCCCGCGAGCTTGAATGGGTAAATCAGCTGTTGCTAAGGGGGTAA
- a CDS encoding 3-dehydroquinate synthase, protein MYQIEQSFTMNYAFPVCFDRDTLAPESTVLTDILGRAGEGPHRILPVIDQNVLEAHPDIVDRLQLYAEVHGDVLELIDPPLIVRGGEISKSDPIEVDEFYQRTQTQNIDRHSFALVIGGGAVVDAIGYAAATAHRGIRLIRMPTTVLAQNDAGIGVKNAINYRGRKNYLGTFAAPFAVINDFDFLSTLPQRDKVSGIAEAIKVALIRDGEFFNWLYENRGPLAEFAQEPTERMITRCAELHLNHIRSSGDPFEQGSARPLDFGHWCAHRLEELSGSELRHGEAVAIGIALDSLYSYLKGMIGIESVERIRSTLEGVGFTLNHPALESLDIHKALEDFREHLGGKLCITLLTREGAAIEVNEIDHHTMEECRQQLLGGVWPE, encoded by the coding sequence GTGTATCAGATAGAGCAAAGCTTCACCATGAATTACGCCTTCCCGGTCTGCTTTGACCGGGATACCCTGGCACCTGAAAGCACTGTATTGACCGATATTCTCGGTCGCGCCGGAGAGGGGCCCCACCGGATACTGCCAGTCATCGATCAGAATGTACTTGAGGCGCACCCGGATATTGTCGACCGCCTGCAACTGTACGCCGAAGTTCACGGCGATGTGCTAGAGCTGATCGACCCGCCACTGATTGTACGCGGCGGCGAAATCAGTAAATCCGACCCTATCGAGGTGGACGAGTTTTACCAGCGCACCCAAACCCAAAATATCGATCGCCACAGCTTTGCCCTGGTGATTGGCGGCGGCGCGGTGGTAGATGCCATTGGCTATGCCGCGGCAACGGCCCACCGGGGTATTCGCCTTATTCGTATGCCCACTACCGTGCTGGCCCAAAACGATGCAGGTATCGGTGTAAAAAACGCCATCAACTACCGCGGCCGCAAAAATTATCTCGGCACCTTCGCCGCGCCCTTTGCAGTCATTAACGATTTTGATTTTCTCTCCACCCTGCCCCAGCGCGATAAAGTCAGCGGCATTGCCGAAGCAATTAAAGTCGCGCTGATTCGCGACGGTGAGTTTTTTAACTGGCTGTACGAAAACCGCGGGCCACTCGCTGAGTTTGCGCAAGAGCCCACCGAGCGAATGATCACCCGCTGCGCCGAGCTGCACCTGAACCATATTCGCAGCAGCGGCGACCCCTTTGAGCAGGGCAGCGCCCGGCCGCTGGATTTTGGTCACTGGTGCGCCCACCGCCTAGAAGAGCTGTCAGGCAGCGAGCTGCGCCACGGCGAGGCGGTGGCCATAGGCATTGCCCTGGACTCGCTTTACTCCTACCTCAAAGGCATGATTGGTATTGAAAGCGTGGAACGCATTCGCTCCACCTTAGAAGGGGTAGGCTTCACTCTGAATCACCCGGCACTGGAATCACTGGATATTCACAAAGCGCTGGAAGATTTTCGCGAACACTTAGGCGGCAAGCTCTGCATTACGTTGCTCACCCGCGAAGGCGCCGCGATCGAAGTCAACGAGATTGATCATCACACCATGGAAGAGTGCCGCCAGCAATTGCTGGGGGGCGTATGGCCAGAGTAA